From the genome of Streptacidiphilus rugosus AM-16, one region includes:
- a CDS encoding PPOX class F420-dependent oxidoreductase, giving the protein MTELTAAQIDYLGSQLLGRLATTGTDHKPHVVPTSFRYNADLGTVDVGGHHMAGTKKYRDVRANGWAAIVVDDLVTTHPWTPRMLEIRGRAEAVPTGGGHLGPGFGEAFIRIHPERVNSFGIE; this is encoded by the coding sequence ATGACAGAGCTGACCGCTGCGCAGATCGACTATCTCGGAAGTCAACTACTGGGCCGACTGGCCACCACCGGCACGGACCACAAGCCCCATGTCGTCCCCACCTCGTTCCGCTACAACGCCGACCTCGGCACCGTCGACGTCGGCGGTCACCACATGGCGGGCACCAAGAAGTACCGCGACGTCCGGGCCAACGGCTGGGCGGCGATCGTGGTCGACGACCTGGTGACCACCCACCCGTGGACCCCGCGGATGCTGGAGATCCGCGGCCGCGCCGAGGCGGTCCCCACCGGGGGCGGGCACCTCGGACCCGGCTTCGGCGAGGCGTTCATCCGCATCCACCCGGAGAGGGTCAACAGCTTCGGGATCGAGTAG